From Pseudanabaena sp. PCC 6802, one genomic window encodes:
- the cobS gene encoding adenosylcobinamide-GDP ribazoletransferase yields MKSLMFFQTIRAAFVFYTCLPLSKGGNSAALDFRGIAVYAPLVGAAIGAILGGCDLGLALLLHDRAPLLVAGLIVLLGVWLTGGLHLDGAMDTADGLAVTDPERRLEVMADSTTGAYGVMAAIAILFLKTASLAAIDRHRLWILIAACTWSRWGQLRAIAAYPYLKSAGKGKFHRDYVRSWQVWLVFGAIAIVSGVTGVASQRINLSVAISLAGTICAWGTGAWLNYKLGGQTGDTYGAIVEWSESFFFLVLVPIASQI; encoded by the coding sequence ATGAAATCACTAATGTTCTTTCAGACTATACGTGCTGCGTTTGTTTTCTATACTTGTTTGCCTCTCAGCAAGGGTGGCAATAGTGCAGCTTTAGATTTTCGCGGTATTGCCGTCTATGCTCCTTTGGTAGGAGCGGCGATCGGTGCGATTTTAGGAGGGTGCGATCTGGGTTTGGCACTGCTGTTGCACGATCGAGCACCCCTGCTTGTAGCAGGGCTGATCGTACTGTTAGGGGTATGGCTTACAGGTGGGTTGCACCTGGATGGAGCCATGGATACGGCTGATGGGCTGGCGGTGACCGATCCAGAGCGTCGTCTAGAAGTCATGGCGGATAGTACTACTGGGGCTTACGGCGTAATGGCGGCGATCGCGATCCTATTTCTCAAAACAGCATCGCTAGCTGCAATCGACCGTCACCGCCTCTGGATTTTAATTGCCGCCTGTACCTGGAGTCGCTGGGGACAACTGCGGGCGATCGCCGCCTATCCTTACCTCAAGTCCGCTGGCAAAGGTAAATTTCACCGCGATTACGTGCGATCTTGGCAAGTTTGGCTGGTATTTGGCGCGATCGCGATCGTTAGTGGGGTAACTGGTGTTGCAAGTCAACGGATTAACTTATCAGTGGCGATCTCTTTAGCTGGCACAATATGTGCCTGGGGGACGGGAGCGTGGTTGAACTATAAACTGGGAGGTCAAACAGGAGATACGTATGGAGCGATAGTTGAGTGGTCGGAATCCTTTTTCTTCTTAGTACTTGTACCGATCGCATCCCAAATTTAA
- a CDS encoding RNA-guided endonuclease TnpB family protein: MAVRRITFRLYPSDAQERKLREWRRMHKDLYNAALANRKIQYQKFGHSVDYFEQQNSLPDFKEVWTEYKKLGSQALQATLKRVDLAFQRFFKGLGGYPKFKSIRHYSGWTYPAKSGWNADTDGENGHLDLSNLGRIQMRGQARTWGTPTTCTIVFRNEKWYASITINCEPVRTTGDGAVGIDLGCKEAITLSTAEQASKPDFIKAGQLKVKAASKNLRRKRAPNRNKKIKASRRWKKQRKVVSKLQRKVKRQREDWLHKTTSSIVSGNSLVAGEELNVKGMTRKVKKGDKRSAQKSGLNRSILDVGFGMIGKMFEYKLAEAGGFYLESPTQKLKPSQRCAKCWELTPKTLKDRVHVCSNPQCGHTEDRDVNAAQVNLIWAKGAGTVLLDAEPPSSTSCGSMRQLGVKKRQKSQQVGGSGETPSAYAVG, encoded by the coding sequence GTGGCTGTGAGACGTATTACATTTCGACTGTATCCAAGTGACGCTCAGGAGCGCAAGCTTCGTGAGTGGCGACGGATGCACAAGGATTTGTATAACGCGGCTTTAGCCAACCGTAAAATCCAATATCAAAAGTTTGGGCACTCGGTTGATTACTTCGAGCAACAGAATAGCTTGCCAGATTTCAAAGAAGTCTGGACAGAGTATAAAAAACTAGGTTCACAAGCCTTGCAAGCAACTTTGAAGCGTGTAGATTTAGCGTTTCAACGGTTCTTCAAAGGCTTGGGCGGGTATCCCAAATTCAAATCAATTCGCCACTATTCAGGGTGGACTTATCCCGCTAAATCTGGCTGGAATGCTGATACGGATGGGGAAAACGGTCATCTTGACCTTTCTAATCTAGGAAGGATTCAAATGAGAGGACAGGCAAGAACTTGGGGTACGCCCACCACTTGCACCATCGTTTTTAGAAACGAGAAATGGTATGCCTCTATTACGATCAATTGTGAGCCAGTAAGAACCACGGGTGATGGTGCGGTAGGGATTGATTTGGGTTGCAAGGAAGCAATCACGTTATCTACGGCAGAGCAGGCTTCCAAACCTGACTTCATCAAAGCAGGACAACTTAAAGTCAAAGCAGCATCTAAAAATCTGCGACGCAAACGCGCACCCAACCGAAACAAGAAAATCAAAGCTTCACGCAGATGGAAGAAACAGCGCAAAGTAGTGTCCAAACTGCAACGCAAGGTCAAACGTCAGCGTGAGGATTGGCTACACAAAACAACCAGCAGCATAGTCAGCGGTAATAGCCTAGTTGCTGGAGAAGAACTAAACGTCAAAGGAATGACTCGCAAAGTTAAAAAGGGTGACAAGCGATCGGCTCAGAAGTCTGGGCTAAATCGCTCTATTCTTGACGTTGGCTTTGGGATGATTGGCAAGATGTTTGAGTACAAATTAGCGGAAGCTGGTGGGTTCTATCTTGAATCCCCCACCCAAAAGCTCAAACCTTCTCAGCGTTGCGCCAAGTGTTGGGAATTGACACCTAAAACACTCAAAGACAGGGTGCATGTCTGCTCCAATCCTCAGTGTGGTCATACCGAAGATCGAGACGTAAATGCTGCCCAAGTCAACTTGATTTGGGCAAAGGGGGCAGGAACTGTCCTCTTAGACGCAGAGCCGCCAAGCTCTACCTCATGCGGAAGTATGCGGCAACTTGGGGTGAAGAAGCGTCAGAAATCTCAGCAAGTAGGTGGGTCGGGTGAAACCCCATCCGCCTATGCGGTGGGGTAG
- a CDS encoding S66 peptidase family protein, whose amino-acid sequence MHKLAIPPYLVPGQKVRVVATSGAVREWERLEKGVQIWRDRGYEVYLPEDLGVSWGYLAGSDRHRRQQLIEAWNDPDCAAILCARGGYGSARLLEGLDWQTLDSHPKWPIGFSDITALLWGIAAHKKIAGLHGPVLTTLATEPDWSIQQLFSVLEGKLTKVTLSGRGLGGCKNTAEGILLPGNLNVATHLIGTPLCPDLDGVILAFEDVAEPPYKVDRMLTHWRWSGNLHKVKGIALGRFSQAEPPKDRPSFSMAEVWSDRLADLGIAIVAELPFGHDGANAPLIAGAIAQLDPESGTLTYDLSQ is encoded by the coding sequence ATGCACAAGCTTGCGATCCCGCCTTACCTCGTTCCCGGCCAAAAAGTGCGCGTAGTCGCCACCAGCGGCGCAGTGCGGGAATGGGAGCGCCTGGAAAAGGGCGTGCAAATCTGGCGCGATCGCGGCTATGAAGTTTATCTTCCTGAAGATCTGGGCGTATCCTGGGGCTACCTGGCTGGTAGCGATCGCCATCGCCGCCAACAATTAATAGAGGCATGGAACGATCCGGACTGCGCGGCAATTCTCTGCGCGCGGGGGGGCTATGGTTCCGCACGCCTGTTAGAAGGATTGGACTGGCAAACTCTGGACTCCCACCCTAAATGGCCGATCGGATTTTCCGATATCACGGCTTTGTTATGGGGAATTGCCGCTCATAAAAAAATTGCCGGACTCCACGGCCCCGTGCTGACTACCCTAGCTACCGAACCCGATTGGTCTATCCAGCAGTTATTTAGCGTGTTAGAAGGGAAATTAACTAAGGTGACGTTGAGCGGTCGTGGATTAGGCGGATGCAAAAACACAGCCGAAGGTATATTACTACCCGGAAATTTAAATGTGGCAACTCATCTGATCGGTACGCCTTTATGTCCCGATCTCGACGGTGTCATTCTGGCATTTGAGGATGTGGCGGAGCCTCCCTACAAAGTAGACCGCATGCTCACCCACTGGCGGTGGTCGGGAAATTTACATAAGGTAAAAGGCATTGCCCTAGGGCGCTTTAGTCAGGCAGAACCGCCCAAAGACCGCCCCAGCTTTTCTATGGCTGAGGTATGGAGCGATCGCCTTGCCGATTTAGGAATTGCGATCGTGGCAGAGCTGCCATTTGGCCATGACGGTGCTAATGCCCCACTGATCGCAGGTGCGATCGCTCAACTAGATCCTGAGTCGGGAACATTAACCTACGACTTAAGTCAATGA